The DNA segment AGACAAATTGATTGATGATATGTTCAAACTGGTGATGCCCCCGGGAGAAGAAATCATTCATGTCTTGCCTCAGGAATTTACCATCGATAACGAGCCCGGAGTAAAAGATCCTATCGGAATGGCAGGAGTGCGCTTAGAAGCGAACTTTCACATCATTTCAGGACAGGTTACTGCTGTCAAGAATATCATGAGGTGCGTAACCAATGCCGGGTTACAAACTCAGGAATTAATTTTGGAGCCTCTTGCTTCTTCTGAATCGGTGTTGAGCGAGGAAGAGAAGGAAGCAGGTATCGCTTTAGTGGATATTGGTGGTGGTACTACTGATATTGCTATTTTTCATGAAGGCATCATTCGCCATACTGCTGTTATCCCATTTGGTGGCAATAGCGTAACGGAAGATATTCGTGAAGGTTGTTCTGTAATGAGAAACCAGGCTGAACTGTTGAAGACCCGTTTCGGTTCTGCCCTGGCTGAAGAAAATAAAGAAAATGAAATCATTTGTGTTCCCGGACTGAGAGGAAGAGAACCGAAAGAGATTTCCGTAAAAAACTTAGCTTATGTGATCCAGGCCCGTATGGAAGAAATCATTGAGCATGTTTACTATGAGATCAAGTCTTCAGGATATGAGAAAAAGCTAATCGGTGGTGTCGTAATTACCGGTGGTGGTGCGTTGTTGAAACACCTTTCTCAACTGGTAGAATATGTGACTGGTTTGGATTGCCGCGTAGGTTATCCGAATGAGCATTTGTCGAAATATGAAGACATGCCAAAGACGATTTATGATGACCTGAAAAGCCCGATGTATGCGACGAGTGTCGGCTTACTGATCAAAGGCATCCAGAAAGCTGAGGAGTTGATTGAAGAGATGAAACAACCCGGAGTTTATGTGGAAAAACCTAAGGATGGTAAAGACAAAACCAAGAATTCCGGTGGTGGCTTGTTCGACAAGCTGTTAGCGAAAGCCAAGGATTTTGTGAAGGACGATATGAACGTAAGTGACGAAGATTATATTAAATCATAATATTTATCCACAATGAACGATTTTTCCACATTTTAAACACTTGTGGGAAACGCCTGTTAAAAAGTGTGTATTATTACATAGGTAGATGAACAGGAAAAACGAATTTTTAAATAACTGATTCATAAAGATATGCAGTTCGAAATGTTAAAAGATAAGTCATCAATCATCAAGGTAATTGGTGTTGGTGGCGGTGGTGGTAATGCGGTAAACCATATGTACCGTCAGGGAATTACAGGAGTAGACTTTATTATTTGTAATACAGATGCGCAAGCATTGGAGTTTAGCCCAATCCCTAATAAAGTACAATTGGGTGCAAGCCTTACAGAAGGAATGGGCGCAGGCTCAATCCCTGAGGTTGGAAAAAACTCTGCTATTGAAAATATAGATGACATCAAACAAATGCTGGGAAGCACGACAAAGATGTTATTTATTACAGCCGGAATGGGTGGTGGTACCGGAACAGGTGCAAGCCCGATCATTGCTAAAGCAGCCAAAGAATTAGACATATTAACCGTAGCCATCGTGACTACGCCTTTTGCCTTTGAAGGAAAGAGACGTAAGATGCAGGCCAATGATGGTTTGGATGAGCTGAAGAAATATGTGGATTCGTACCTGGTAATTTCGAACGACCGGTTGCGTGAAATTTTTGGTAACCTGACGTTGGGTTCTGCTTTCGCGCAGGCCGATGATATCTTAACTACCGCCGCAAAAGGAATTGCAGAGATCATTACCGTACCTGGATATATCAACGTGGATTTTAAAGATGTGCGCACCGTGATGAAAGACAGCGGGGTATCCATCATGGGTAGTTTTGCCTGTGACGGTGAGAACCGTGCATTAAATGCGGTGGAAGGGGCTTTAGCTTCGCCATTATTAAAAGACAATGAGATTGAAGGTGCCAGATATATTTTATTAAATATCAGTTCAGGTTTACGCGAAGTAACGATGGACGAGGTGACGATCATCACGGATTACATTCAGGACAAAGCAGGTCTTTCTGCAGACTTGATCTGGGGTAACTGTATTGATGAAAATCTGGAAGATAAATTGTCGGTGACGATCATCGCAACAGGATTCCAGACCACAGAGCAACGTGATGAAGAAAAAAAGAATGTAAAAAAGATTTCTTTGCTGACGCCTGAGGAGGCTCCTTTGGTAAAACCTATAGAAGCAGTAAACTCTTTTATTGCACCTAAACCTGAAGCGGTTTCGAATGAGCCGGTGATGAAAGCAAAGGATGAAATTAAACAGTCTGATCTTTTCGGTGACCTGTACGGAAACAATAAGAGAAAAATGGAAGATCCTGAAAACGGGATCGTAAGACATACCCTGGTAGAAGAAGAAGCTTCGGCTGCGGAAAGCCAGGAACCTTCTTTTGAGTTTGAGATCAAAGTGGCAGAAACTGATTTTGTATTTGAAAAACCAGAGTCTGTATTTAACAATGATGTAGAACCTCAAAAACAGGAAGTGCCTGAAACAGGTGCTGATGATGATAAAAACGATGAGTCCATCGAAGATCAGTTGAAAAAATCCAAAGAAAGAATTTTGAGATTAAAAGACCTGAGCATGAAATTGAGAACCAGTAATGGTTTACAGGAACTGGAAAATGAACCGGCTTACAAACGCAAACAAATGCAATTGCAACAGGTTCAGCACTCTTCAGAATCTCAGGTTTCAAGATTTACTTTGAGCAATGACGAGGACGGATCTACAGAGATCAGACCTAATAATTCCTTCTTACATGATAACGTTGATTAACAAAATCATCTGAATATTTAAAAAGCCTTAGCGATTTCTTTGCTGAGGCTTTTTTGGCATAATAATCGTACGTATGCCTATAAAGGGGGATAATTGCTATTGAAGCATAATAACCTTAAATTTGCAAAAAATAAGACATATAATTTAAATAGATACACATTGGATATTTTTGATAAAGTAGCAAAGCGCATGGGCCCGATTGGTCAGCACCAAAAATGGTCACATGGATATTTCTCTTTTCCTAAATTAGAAGGAGATATCGCGCCTCACATGAATTTTCGTGGCAAAGAACATTTAGTTTGGAGTTTAAACAATTATTTAGGGTTAGCAAACCATCCTGAGGTAAGAGAAGCAGATAAGCAGGGAGCAACAGATTTCGGTATGGCCTATCCTATGGGCGCAAGGATGATGTCGGGGAACTCTAAATACCATGAGCAAATGGAGCAGGAGCTGGCAGCCTTTGTTGGAAAACCTGATGCATTTTTGTTAAACTATGGTTACCAGGGAATGGTGTCGATCATCGACTGTCTGGTAGACAGAAATGACGTGATTGTTTATGATGCGGAATCTCACGCCTGTATTATAGATGGTTTACGCCTGCATATGGGAAAACGTTTTGTATATCAGCATAATGATATTGACAGTGCCCGTAAGCAATTAGAGCGTGCGACTAAACTGGTAGAACAAACCGGTGGTGGCATCCTTTTAATTACTGAAGGTGTTTTCGGAATGTCCGGAGCACAGGGGAAACTAAAAGAACTGATTGAATTAAAGAAAGATTTCGATTTCCGTTTGCTGATTGATGATGCACATGGTTTTGGTACAATGGGACCAACAGGTGCAGGAACTCATGAGGCTCAGGATTGTATTGATGGGGTAGACGTTTACTTTGGTACTTTTGCCAAGTCGATGGCCGGTATTGGTGCTTTCGTTGCCTCTACTGAGGAGCTGACGAATTTCTTCCGTTATAACATGCGTTCCCAGACTTTTGCAAAGGCTTTGCCTATGCCAATGGTAATTGGGTTGCTGAAGCGTTTGGAATTGCTTAAAAACAGCCCCGAGCTAAGAGAACGCTTATGGAATATCGCCACTACCCTTCAGAATGGTTTAAGGGAGCGTGGATTCGATTTAGGTGTAACGAATACGATGGTGACACCGGTATTCTTAAAAGGAGAGTTGTTAGAAGCTACGGCATTAACGATGGACCTTCGTGAGAACTACGGGATCTTCTGTTCGATTGTGGTGTATCCGGTAATTCCTAAGGGACTAATCGAGCTGAGGTTGATTCCTACAGCGGCACATACTTTGGAAGATGTACAGCGTACCTTAGATGCTTTTAGCGAAGTCTCTGAAAAACTTAAAAGCGGTTATTACAAAGAGAACCAGTTCTCTATGGCTTAATCTGATATAGCGCATTGCAAAAAGAGACTGCTTTTGATTAGGCAGTCTCTTTTTTATTTAAAAGAGAAATCTGTTTCGATTTGGAAAGAAAGGCGGTATACCACTTCGGAAAGGCTGAAAATAGTTCTCATTTGCGCCTATTTATTGTCTCAAACTCTTTTTTTATTAAAATAAACATCTTACTTTAGTAATAGAGTATCAATCAAACCATTAAAAACTAAAAGGAGTAAATTAACGATGAAAAAATTTAATGAAGCAAAAGAACTTGTTGCCGCTTTAGAAGCTGATGCAGACAAATTCTACAACAAAGCCAACAGTGCTGCAGGAACCCGCGTACGTAAAGGTATGCAAGACCTTAAAAACCTAGCTCAGGCTATTCGTTTGGAAGTTCAGGAGACTAAAAACAAAGCCAACTAACTGAGCTTTTTGATTCAAAAAAAAGCGTCCAGGAAACCGGGACGCTTTTTTTATGCCATCTGCTTTTTATGCAGTGATTCTTTTCGTTTCTGCAATGATCGCCTGACGCAATTCATCCGATACTTTTACCAAAGGTAAACGCACATGATCATCACAAACACCCAATTGTTTCAGGGCTGCTTTTACGCCGGCAGGATTGCCTTCTGCAAACATCTGTCTGGTAAATTCAATCAGGTTCAGGTGTAATGGAACTGCAGCATTGAAATCACCTTTTAAAGCCAATCTGATCATATCAGACAATTGTTTTGGCAAAGCGTTTCCAATCACAGAGATCACACCTACGGCACCCAGGGAGATCATTGGCAAAGCCACAGGATCATCGCCGGAGATTAACATAAAATCAGCTGGTTTATCCCTCATGATCTGGTTAAACTGGTCAAAATTCCCCGAAGCTTCTTTTGTTCCGATGATGTTTTTAAAATCATTGGCCAAACGACAGGTGGTTTCCGGACTCACATTACTTGCGGTACGTCCCGGTACATTGTACAATAAAACAGGTAATGCACTGGCTTCAGCCACCGCTTTATAATGCTGATAAATGCCTTCCTGAGTTGGCTTATTATAATATGGACTGGCGGATAAGATCGCCTCATAACCATTCGCTTCAAAATCTCTTATGCTTTGTGCAACTTCTGCAGTATCGTTTCCTCCGATACCTGCAACAAGCGGTAAACGGCCATTATTGATTTCAGCAGTAAATTCCCAGATCTTCTTCTTCTCACTCTTATTCAGGGTTGACGCTTCTCCTGTGGTACCTAAGGATACCAGGTATTCTACCTTTCCTTCGACTAAGTAATTGATGAGGTTTTTTAGTCCTTCATAATCTACTGTTCCGTCTGCATTAAATGGTGTAACCACTGCTACACCTGTTCCGTGAAATTTATTCATCTTTTATATTTACTTCAATAACTCTAATAGGTCGTCTACAGAAATCAGGGGGACATTTAACTTATTTGCCTTCTCTAATTTGGAAGGACCCATGTTATCACCTGCTACAAGGTAATTCAGCTTTGCAGAAATGCCGCTTAAGATCTTGCCCCCATTGTTTTCTATCATTTCTTTGAGCTCTTCTCTACTGTAATTCTCAAAAACTCCCGAAATTACAAATGTTTTTCCAGTTAATTTGTCACTTTCCAGTGTAATTTCTTTTTCTACTACTTCGAATTGCAGGCCATAGCCTTTTAACAAGTCAATTTGTTGCAAATGTTCTGGTTTTCCAAAGTATTCTATAATGCTTTCTGCGATTCTCTGACCAATTTCATCAATCGCAACCAGCTCTTCCAGGCTTGCACTGGTTAATTTGTCGATATTCTTTGTTCCTACCGCCAGTTTGCGGGCAACGGTTTCGCCAACATACCTTATTCCCAATCCAAAAAGGACTTTTTCGAAAGGCATTTGTTTGGACTGTTCTATTCCCTTCAGCATGTTTTCAATAGAACGCTCTCCAAAACGATCCAGGGTTTTCAATTGATCGGATTTTTCATGCAAGGTATACAGGTCGCTGATATGGGCTACCAAACCACGCTGATAAAAGGTTTCGATCGTTTCATCTCCCAGTCCGTCGATGTTCATCGCCTTGCGGCCGATGAAATGTTGCATTTTTCCAACGATCTGCGGCGGACAAGCCTCGTCATTAGGACAGTAGAACGCGACTTCTCCTTCTTTTCTGATCAGGCTGGTATTACATTCCGGACAAAGCGTCGGGTAGTTGACCTTTACCGCACCTTCCTTACGTTTCGCTAGGTTGACATTGATGATCTTGGGAATGATTTCTCCTCCTTTTTCTACGAAGACGCTGTCGCCTTCATGAAGATCCAGTCTTTCAATTTCATTTGCATTGTGCAATGTGGCCCTTTTAACCGTTGTCCCCGCCAGCTGAACTGGCTTAAGGTTGGCCACAGGGGTAACGGCACCCGTACGTCCTACCTGATAAGTTACCTTTTCCAGAATGGTCTCTACTTCCTGTGCTTTGTATTTATAAGAAATGGCCCAGCGTGGGGATTTGGCAGTAAAACCCAATTCCTGTTGCTGTGCATAACTGTTCACTTTTATAACGATTCCGTCGATCTCGTAGGATAATTTAAAACGGGCTTCTTCCCAGTATTGGACAAAGGCCAATACCTCATCCATACTGCTGCTGAGTTTGGTATGCTCACAAACATTGAAGCCCCATTCTTTGAGGTTCTCTAAGCTTTCCCAATGCGTTTTGAAATAGTTTTTATCCGTATTCAGAGAATAAAGAAAACAATCCAGCGGACGTTTGGCTACTTCTTTGGAATCCTGCATTTTAACGGTCCCTGCGGCAAAATTTCTTGGATTGGCATATTGGACCTCACCGAGCTCTTCACGTTCCTTGTTGAGGCGGTCAAAGGCTGCACGGTGCATGAAAATTTCCCCTCTGATTTCAAAAAGAGGAGGAACCGCTTTATTTTTTAATTGATGTGGTACATTACGGATGGTTTTGATATTGGTGGTGACATCATCACCTTTGCTGCCATCGCCGCGGGTAACAGCTCTGACCAATTTGGAATCTTCATAGGTGAGGCTGATGGAGAGGCCATCAAATTTTAGTTCACAAACATATTGAAACTGGTCGCCAATGGTTTTTCTGACACGGTCGTCGAAGTCACGGAGGTCCTGCTCATTATAGGTATTGCCTAAAGACAGCATGGGCCAACGGTGGGGAACGGTGGTGAAATTTTTAGTGATATCGCCCCCAACTTTTAACGTCGGAGAGTTGGGATCAGCAAATTCAGGATGTTCTTTTTCCAGTTTATCCAGCGCTGCTAACTTTTGATCAAATTCGTAATCTGCAATGGTAGGCATTGCCAAAACATAATAATTGTAACTGTGTTGGTTAAGCTCCTTAACCAAGGCTTCCATTTTGTCTTTTATCTCCATAAGTGGCATAAGACAAATATAGAATAAATCAGAATAAAGGAGGAAGCATACCTTCTATGCGATCGAAAATCCCCATATAATCCGGCTCAAGGGTTGTTTTATATTGCTCCAGCCGTTCGGTGAGCATAGTCAGCTGCGCTTCCGTAAATGGGTTTTCCCATAAGCGCATGCAGATGCGGTTTAGCGCATAGGAGATGTTTTCCATTTTTTGATAACTGAAAATATACCTGCTGGAGATGAAACGTTCTAAAAAATTAAAGAAAACGCTGGTATCTGTCAGTCC comes from the Pedobacter sp. FW305-3-2-15-E-R2A2 genome and includes:
- the ligA gene encoding NAD-dependent DNA ligase LigA produces the protein MPLMEIKDKMEALVKELNQHSYNYYVLAMPTIADYEFDQKLAALDKLEKEHPEFADPNSPTLKVGGDITKNFTTVPHRWPMLSLGNTYNEQDLRDFDDRVRKTIGDQFQYVCELKFDGLSISLTYEDSKLVRAVTRGDGSKGDDVTTNIKTIRNVPHQLKNKAVPPLFEIRGEIFMHRAAFDRLNKEREELGEVQYANPRNFAAGTVKMQDSKEVAKRPLDCFLYSLNTDKNYFKTHWESLENLKEWGFNVCEHTKLSSSMDEVLAFVQYWEEARFKLSYEIDGIVIKVNSYAQQQELGFTAKSPRWAISYKYKAQEVETILEKVTYQVGRTGAVTPVANLKPVQLAGTTVKRATLHNANEIERLDLHEGDSVFVEKGGEIIPKIINVNLAKRKEGAVKVNYPTLCPECNTSLIRKEGEVAFYCPNDEACPPQIVGKMQHFIGRKAMNIDGLGDETIETFYQRGLVAHISDLYTLHEKSDQLKTLDRFGERSIENMLKGIEQSKQMPFEKVLFGLGIRYVGETVARKLAVGTKNIDKLTSASLEELVAIDEIGQRIAESIIEYFGKPEHLQQIDLLKGYGLQFEVVEKEITLESDKLTGKTFVISGVFENYSREELKEMIENNGGKILSGISAKLNYLVAGDNMGPSKLEKANKLNVPLISVDDLLELLK
- the dapA gene encoding 4-hydroxy-tetrahydrodipicolinate synthase, which codes for MNKFHGTGVAVVTPFNADGTVDYEGLKNLINYLVEGKVEYLVSLGTTGEASTLNKSEKKKIWEFTAEINNGRLPLVAGIGGNDTAEVAQSIRDFEANGYEAILSASPYYNKPTQEGIYQHYKAVAEASALPVLLYNVPGRTASNVSPETTCRLANDFKNIIGTKEASGNFDQFNQIMRDKPADFMLISGDDPVALPMISLGAVGVISVIGNALPKQLSDMIRLALKGDFNAAVPLHLNLIEFTRQMFAEGNPAGVKAALKQLGVCDDHVRLPLVKVSDELRQAIIAETKRITA
- a CDS encoding histone H1; protein product: MKKFNEAKELVAALEADADKFYNKANSAAGTRVRKGMQDLKNLAQAIRLEVQETKNKAN
- the ftsA gene encoding cell division protein FtsA: MGKEKSIVQSPIVVGLDIGTTKICVIVGRRTQHSKIEVLGIGKAESAGVTRGVVSNIQKTVQGIAQAVEVASGQSNVEIRVVNVGIAGQHIKSLQHRGILTRRELNNEIGKKDIDKLIDDMFKLVMPPGEEIIHVLPQEFTIDNEPGVKDPIGMAGVRLEANFHIISGQVTAVKNIMRCVTNAGLQTQELILEPLASSESVLSEEEKEAGIALVDIGGGTTDIAIFHEGIIRHTAVIPFGGNSVTEDIREGCSVMRNQAELLKTRFGSALAEENKENEIICVPGLRGREPKEISVKNLAYVIQARMEEIIEHVYYEIKSSGYEKKLIGGVVITGGGALLKHLSQLVEYVTGLDCRVGYPNEHLSKYEDMPKTIYDDLKSPMYATSVGLLIKGIQKAEELIEEMKQPGVYVEKPKDGKDKTKNSGGGLFDKLLAKAKDFVKDDMNVSDEDYIKS
- the ftsZ gene encoding cell division protein FtsZ — translated: MQFEMLKDKSSIIKVIGVGGGGGNAVNHMYRQGITGVDFIICNTDAQALEFSPIPNKVQLGASLTEGMGAGSIPEVGKNSAIENIDDIKQMLGSTTKMLFITAGMGGGTGTGASPIIAKAAKELDILTVAIVTTPFAFEGKRRKMQANDGLDELKKYVDSYLVISNDRLREIFGNLTLGSAFAQADDILTTAAKGIAEIITVPGYINVDFKDVRTVMKDSGVSIMGSFACDGENRALNAVEGALASPLLKDNEIEGARYILLNISSGLREVTMDEVTIITDYIQDKAGLSADLIWGNCIDENLEDKLSVTIIATGFQTTEQRDEEKKNVKKISLLTPEEAPLVKPIEAVNSFIAPKPEAVSNEPVMKAKDEIKQSDLFGDLYGNNKRKMEDPENGIVRHTLVEEEASAAESQEPSFEFEIKVAETDFVFEKPESVFNNDVEPQKQEVPETGADDDKNDESIEDQLKKSKERILRLKDLSMKLRTSNGLQELENEPAYKRKQMQLQQVQHSSESQVSRFTLSNDEDGSTEIRPNNSFLHDNVD
- a CDS encoding aminotransferase class I/II-fold pyridoxal phosphate-dependent enzyme, which encodes MDIFDKVAKRMGPIGQHQKWSHGYFSFPKLEGDIAPHMNFRGKEHLVWSLNNYLGLANHPEVREADKQGATDFGMAYPMGARMMSGNSKYHEQMEQELAAFVGKPDAFLLNYGYQGMVSIIDCLVDRNDVIVYDAESHACIIDGLRLHMGKRFVYQHNDIDSARKQLERATKLVEQTGGGILLITEGVFGMSGAQGKLKELIELKKDFDFRLLIDDAHGFGTMGPTGAGTHEAQDCIDGVDVYFGTFAKSMAGIGAFVASTEELTNFFRYNMRSQTFAKALPMPMVIGLLKRLELLKNSPELRERLWNIATTLQNGLRERGFDLGVTNTMVTPVFLKGELLEATALTMDLRENYGIFCSIVVYPVIPKGLIELRLIPTAAHTLEDVQRTLDAFSEVSEKLKSGYYKENQFSMA